The following coding sequences lie in one Polyodon spathula isolate WHYD16114869_AA chromosome 15, ASM1765450v1, whole genome shotgun sequence genomic window:
- the LOC121327706 gene encoding 5-hydroxytryptamine receptor 2A-like has protein sequence MNFLAENRNTLNVTTVSFIPLNLDLKLFKQDSLLGKANVSRACNRTMNAENLSNLSCADSLAPQCFSLVSVMDKNWPALLIVIVIILTIAGNILVIMAVSLEKKLQNATNYFLMSLAITDMLLGFLVMPVSMLTILYGYAWPLPSQLCPIWIYLDVLFSTASIMHLCAISLDRYIAIRNPIHHSRFNSRTKAFMKILAVWTISVGISMPVPVFGLRDKYKFVKDGSCFLTDETFVLVGSFVAFFIPLTIMVVTYFLTIRALQNEATMCLDELVPKTKWTSFSFLQQSSLSSEKLFRRSLSKDFSVCRQRTMQSISNEQKASKVLGIVFFLFVFMWCPFFVTNVLAVVCKDTCNPFVIGGLLNVFVWIGYLSSAVNPLVYTLFNKTYRSAFSRYIKCQYKEEKKPLQLILVNTLPPLAYNSTQLQLGDMNTLRNGSRMESKDYSVVSLGIHHFNSSKPNAGQVTEKMSCV, from the exons ATGAACTTCTTAGCTGAAAACAGGAACACCTTGAATGTGACAACCGTTTCTTTCATCCCGCTGAACCTTGATCTCAAACTGTTCAAACAGGACTCTCTGCTGGGAAAAGCTAACGTTTCACGTGCCTGTAACAGGACCATGAATGCTGAGAACCTCTCAAACCTGTCCTGCGCCGACAGCCTCGCGCCACAGTGCTTTTCATTAGTCTCTGTCATGGATAAGAACTGGCCAGCCCTACTCATTGTGATTGTGATCATCTTAACTATCGCTGGCAACATCCTAGTGATTATGGCTGTCTCCCTGGAGAAGAAACTACAGAATGCCACCAATTATTTCTTGATGTCTCTTGCCATCACTGATATGTTACTGGGCTTTCTGGTCATGCCTGTCTCCATGCTCACAATACTATACG GATATGCTTGGCCCCTGCCTTCACAACTGTGTCCCATTTGGATTTACTTGGACGTGTTATTCTCCACGGCATCCATCATGCATCTGTGTGCAATCTCCCTGGATCGCTACATTGCCATAAGAAACCCCATTCATCACAGCCGCTTCAACTCAAGAACTAAGGCCTTCATGAAAATATTAGCTGTTTGGACTATATCTGTCG gaaTATCTATGCCTGTTCCGGTTTTCGGCCTGCGGGATAAATATAAGTTTGTCAAGGACGGCAGCTGCTTTCTCACGGACGAAACCTTTGTTCTGGTGGGTTCCTTTGTGGCCTTCTTCATCCCATTGACCATCATGGTGGTGACCTACTTCTTGACAATCAGGGCTCTGCAGAACGAAGCGACCATGTGCTTGGATGAACTGGTCCCCAAAACCAAATGGACATCCTTTAGCTTCCTCCAGCAGAGCTCCTTGTCCTCAGAAAAGCTGTTCCGCAGGTCTCTGAGCAAAGACTTCAGCGTTTGTAGACAACGGACCATGCAGTCCATCAGCAATGAACAAAAGGCATCAAAGGTCCTTGGGATTGtcttctttttgtttgtgttcatgtgGTGCCCGTTCTTTGTTACCAATGTGCTGGCCGTAGTCTGTAAGGACACCTGCAACCCTTTTGTAATTGGTGGGTTGCTTAATGTCTTTGTGTGGATCGGTTACCTGTCTTCTGCAGTCAACCCCCTTGTGTATACATTGTTTAACAAGACGTATCGTTCAGCATTCTCGCGCTACATCAAGTGTCAGTACAAGGAAGAGAAGAAGCCACTGCAGCTCATTTTGGTCAACACTCTTCCACCTCTAGCCTACAACTCCACTCAGCTCCAGCTGGGCGACATGAACACACTGAGAAACGGCAGCCGGATGGAAAGCAAAGACTATTCTGTTGTTTCCTTAGGGATTCATCATTTTAATAGTTCTAAACCCAACGCCGGTCAGGTGACTGAGAAGATGAGCTGCGTCTAA